Proteins from a genomic interval of Onychostoma macrolepis isolate SWU-2019 chromosome 17, ASM1243209v1, whole genome shotgun sequence:
- the ptgr2 gene encoding prostaglandin reductase 2, with amino-acid sequence MLNVKRVVLHSRPGKNGHPVPENFRVEEIMKSPELKEGQVLVRTLFLSVDPYMRCRMNDDTGADYLLPWRLEECVDGGGVGIVEASKNQALSVGTTVTSFNWPWQTYDVMDGSLLQKVDPEMVDGHLSYVLGAVGMPGLTALLGVREKGHVTPGSHQTMVISGAAGACGSFAGQIGRLDGCERVVGICGSDQKCQALVTELGFTAGINYKKGDISSSLREHCPTGIDIYFDNVGGPISDAVISQMNPGGHVILCGQISQYNKDVPYPPPLSEVTQEALRLKNITRERFVVLNYMEKHEEGLVQLSRWVKTGQIKVLETVVNGIENMGEAFCSMMTGGNIGKQVVKISI; translated from the exons atgttaaatgtaaaaagagTTGTGTTGCACTCTCGACCAG GCAAAAATGGTCATCCGGTTCCAGAGAATTTCCGCGTAGAGGAGATTATGAAATCACCCGAGCTTAAAGAAGGACAAGTGTTAGTCCGCACACTCTTCCTCTCAGTTGACCCTTACATG CGTTGTCGCATGAACGACGATACTGGAGCTGACTACCTGTTGCCATGGAGATTAGAGGAGTGTGTGGATGGAGGTGGAGTTGGTATAGTGGAGGCCAGCAAGAATCAGGCATTATCTGTGGGCACTACTGTCACCTCCTTCAACTGGCCTTGGCAAACCTATGATGTGATGGATGGCAGCCTTTTGCAAAAG GTTGACCCAGAGATGGTCGATGGTCACCTGTCGTATGTTCTAGGAGCGGTGGGCATGCCTGGCCTCACTGCACTTTTAGGTGTGAGAGagaagggtcatgtgactccAGGAAGCCACCAGACGATGGTCATCAGTGGAGCAGCTGGAGCTTGTGGGTCGTTTGCTGGACAG ATCGGCAGACTGGACGGTTGTGAGAGAGTCGTGGGGATTTGCGGCTCTGACCAGAAATGCCAGGCCTTGGTAACAGAGCTGGGTTTTACAGCAGGGATAAACTACAAAAAAGGAGATATCAGCTCATCGCTGAGGGAGCACTGCCCCACAGGCATTGATATATACTTTGACAACGTAGGGGGTCCTATCAGCGATGCTGTTATATCACAG ATGAATCCTGGTGGTCATGTGATTCTGTGTGGCCAAATATCACAGTACAATAAGGATGTGCCTTACCCACCTCCTCTTAGTGAGGTTACCCAAGAAGCTTTGCGTCTCAAAAACATCACAAG GGAGAGATTTGTTGTATTGAACTACATGGAGAAGCACGAAGAAGGTCTTGTGCAGCTCAGCCGCTGGGTAAAGACAGGCCAGATAAAG GTGTTGGAAACTGTTGTAAATGGTATAGAAAACATGGGAG AGGCGTTCTGCTCCATGATGACCGGAGGCAATATCGGTAAACAGGTTGTAAAAATTTCAATCTGA